The Ciona intestinalis unplaced genomic scaffold, KH HT001177.1, whole genome shotgun sequence genomic sequence ATAGTTACCAGAAATCGAAATGTTCGGAAATCTAAACACAAATCATATTCTGTGGTCAAAATGCTCCGTTCTTAACAAATCGTTAGACAAGAATAATAGAAATTACAATTTAGTCGAACTGTCGCCTTGGTTGGTCGAAAGCAAAAGCGGTCACTTTAGCaatggtttaaacaaaattatgaacttgttaaagttttgtttgtgtttttcatttgtggaaaggcgtaaaatagcttttatagCCTACTTAAATAACTttcttttttgcaaaaaaaatatacataaaattaCCCTCATTGACTAAACATGCCCATTCCCTATTCCCACCGTGTTATTTTGGTGTTCAATTTGccttttacgtaacaatggactACTTGGGTTTTATGTGGTTTTTGTTAAACAAGAGTcattattgaaacaaaaaaatgaaaaagaagcAAAACATATGATTTTGGAAACTGAGAATgaccaaaaaaacgttttggcATCGATTTAGGCCTAGCCCTAGGGCTTCTGTTTAGACCCAACATAGGCTCCACCCCTGAATATGTCAATCAaagtattttccttttttgatTGGTCAGGTTCGGCATTCTCGAACATCGTGAAAAGTTGACCAATCAGAATCGAGTCTGTTCTATTTTAGTCGGGGGGAAATCCCCCTTACTGTGCATTGCGCAACACTTGTGTAATACTATTATTCATTGAAAATACTTCGTACTGTAAGGACGTATCGACGATCTTGCAGTAATTCCTGCTATAATTGGTTGTGTTAAAGTCGATTtaagcgtttttttttagtgtgCGCGCTACAACCGTCCAAGAGACGCAAGAATCTATATTGGTTACTGACTCACAGGGAGTTAGTGACCTCTGCGTTTGAATATCAGCTGTAAACCTGGTATAACATAGATAAACGACAGCTAAACTAAAAACGAAGCAGAAGTTTTCTTTTCACTGGATTGGAAAGTGGTGAGTCTAtgcattttaattataaaacaagttttaacaaatccattttttcgtgttatttaataactttaacaaactaaaagttttttagtattttatttgtataattttaattacaatttttaaaaagttttttcaatttcttaaCTTTATTCTCAAAGCCATTTTCTCTTCTATATTTAACTATATACAACACAGTTTGTATGGCAATTGTTTAATAGTATCCTGGTACAAATTTCTCATATATAATTTTGCAAAGTGAGTGAGTTCCCAAAAATGCCGGCGTATTAAAGTAAAGATCATGTTTAATGAATTTCTATATCTGGAGATTCTGGAGTATATAGATTGACGCTTGGTTGTCATATTCAGTTTTTGTTCATCTTTTTTTCACACCCAAAATAAAGTGTTCAAATTCAATATCACCTTTAACTCTCAATGTATCTGTATGTGTAATGCCTGTTGCATGtctgttaaacaaatatccaTCCTGTATAAAACCATCACCGATTGTTATGTAACACCCCCCATTCTCGATATAGAGAGAAATTAATTCCCAACTGACATTCTTACCGACCaccatttctttttttgacGACCTGTTTCTAACTGACGAACCAGGTGAGTTTCAAATATgatatttctatatatttgCAAACTGCCGACATAAGGGGTTtcataacaacatatatacatatttgaatataacatatttttttcgaaaaGATCGATAGTAATGATCTCGTATGTGTATGTTTTGTATGGCTGAGGTTCTAGGGCAAAGTtagccaattaccccaacaccattGATGCATGGACTCtctgtgtatttatttaaaagcaattGAAAACAAGGTTTTAGCGCAAGAATGTTTTTGCAATATTGAAGTTATATTGATATCCTAAGAACGTGATAAAACATGTTAGTATGGATTGATATTTAAAGCATGTCAAACCTGAATTCACAGGCATAAAGGTGTTATTCAAAGTATTGCATTATATTTGATGATGTTAAAAGAGCTGGAACACAACCGTATATTTAAACTAAGATATAAAACTATGGCTTCTCTAAACTAATGAATTAAATGTTAGAATTCTTGTTGTGAGGTTTAACTGGTCAGTCTTGTAGAATAGGGAATTGTGTGTATGGGGAAAGCCATAACAAGATTATTTGTTCGGTTAGCTGACTTGGTCCAATGTTAAGtcctatttataaagttattttatttagtaatgGTTGCAGAAATATTTGTGCTGTGATAATAAGTATAATACTTATTACGTCTAGGTTCTACCTGGCTATAAACATGTtcatatttgtaactttgtttatcCATAAATTGTTCACCATATGTTTGCTACTTATATTTAACTCCTTTATCagtaaaagttaataattaatattaatgtacCTTGTGTGGGGTGGTTGGTGCTAGGAGAAAATAACGTTTGTtaattttcaactttgttttgTAGGAAACCGCTGCTATAGAAAAACATGGCATATTAATTTTCAAACATACCATAAATAATGATCTTGTGTTAATTCAACCATTTTTGTATTACTACATCTACAGTTGTGTCTAGATATCTTGTATGGTATATTAcataatgacgtaacaatacgtTCTGTTAGGGACTAGgtcgtgtgacgtcataatactaGTTATAAGAAACCTTTTTATCACAGCGTAATGCCGCGTATCGCTGTTGCATTGTTCCatccctatgacgtcataatggtaGAAACGAGTAAAACGCCATCAAACCCTACCTCGCGAATCGTCTGTGACGTCAGTAGCAGGCCATTATTGCTTCGTCATCGCGTACGCGCGTGTTGTTGACGTCACCAGCGTTGTAATATTGCATCAGCCAGTTGAGGTTCTTTATAACAGAGTGCCGGGTGCTCAAGTTACAATGGTGGACACGCTGCTTGGTTAGTAGCGTAGTTACTTAGTTACACTCATGTGCTTATGTGCAAGGTCAGTGTCTTGAGATGGTTGCGATTCATTATTAAGTTAAGTtagtttagttaaaattagaTCATGcagttaatattgttttagtgAAAAAGTGAAAACCAAAAGCCCAGTTAGTAATTACTAAAGGTTATAATAAgattaaagttaaagttaacattttaacattattatttcaGTGCGTGATACATCAATACAGCTTGAATATTTAGCATTTGCTTAAGTTTATATCAAGTGTTGAAGTGTTATAGTTTCGTGGTTAATATCAACCAAGTTGAGTTGCTTAGTTTGACATCAAAAGACCACAAGTGTTGTTTCAAAGTCCTGAAGTTTCTGTCAAATGTTTTCTGCTGTTCAAGAAATTCAACGAATGGTTCAACCAAGAATTACAATTCACACACAACAACAAACTATTGACGACtgtttattacatcataaggACGATTGTTGTTCGATGGGTTGGCATTGTTACGACTTAAATAAGCCCAATATTTCAAAGAAGAATTACCgctgtaattattttttccatcAAAGAACTGAAACCATGTCTCAGCGCGCTTAGGCGTCGCTAGAGTTACCCGCAGACCACAATGGTCTCACAGGAGAACTCAGCCAGCCGGAAGGcaattttaaaggtaaatcAGTGACAAATGTGATGACATGTCATCCCAGCTTTTACAATGAGCACCCActtttcagtttatttatgCACTAAGGTTTTCAGTTcagtttaagttttaataccGCCGGCACCCAAAACCGCAGGTCCAATTAGCACAACCACTGTGTTCGTTTAATAGCTTCCGTTTACACCGCTAAAACGAATGTTGAATCTAATCGCGCCAattaattgtgacgtaaaattCGCTGCCGTGGAGGTTCTGTCACAGTAATCACGAGTTGTTGTGCGCCGGCCTCCCTATTTTCtccttctgtgacgtcacaaaataTGCGAAAAACTtgtgcagtgttgccagatacgtatttaatcttttttttaatccaaataaattgaaatttcgttgttgttattttgatcattttatttggtatttttgttaaaaaaacgtcTGACAACACTGGTTATTTCGGTCTTGAATCGCCCTCCTTACCGCCGCTAGCGTTGAGCCATTGCGCGAATCCGGCCAGATATTGCGCAATATTTGGCGGTAATGGTGAAACCGCTACCCGGCTACCGGTTAAACGTGGGtttgatgttgttgttgtttttgcacATTCTTTACGAGGGAGTGGCTTGCGTGAACCTAGTAGCGGTAGCGGGTACCAAAATAACTTGTCAGTTTATTAATGACAAAAGTTACCAACAATAAAggacaattaaaaaaagtttccaaTAGCTGGGTATCAGTTTCATCATTAATGAGAAAAATCACTTTATTAATGCAATATTATACCAGTCTAATAAAAGTAAACGAAGGTCGGGCTTtcctttttagaaaaaatatacctttataagtttattaaattgtttaatataaaactaatctCTTTAAATCAACCATATGTGATTGGAATCGTTTGGAATTAAAAGATTGCGCAGTGTTGAAGCAGTCGGTGGCTCGGTGCTACTTTCTATGGGGTTTCCCCTTGTTTTGTTGGAGGCGTCGCGTTGttcgttgtgacgtcacaatcatgtGATTGTTGCTATGTATGCGGGCCGGTCTGGGCACGTCTTGGAAAAAGCgagaaaaaaaagcaaaaaatccCCGAGCGTTTCGCGTATATAAAAGTCGCGACCGGCGTGTGCGTGATATTATGATTGCGACTTCGTACCAATAGGACACGAAAAGTTTAAGCTGAAATGATCAAAGATAGAATTGGTCTGCCCTCCTCTGCCggtattaattgtttttttctgttgatttcttttttattaatttaaattaacagttTAATCGAGACgtttggtttataattttaaaaatgagttCTTTTACACAGTGTATATTAaaccttgtttttttacaggatgtttactacaaaatccATTTCTCAGCGAATCTTGCAACATGCATACCGACCATGCAAATATCGGGGGGGCTTCGAACCCTCCCACCCTCCTAGGGGGCCTGGGGGTCTCGGACGAGACGAGTTACCCCATTCTTTCTAACCCATTCAATGACATCGAACATGGTACGTATTGATAGATGGATTGTTATTTAATGTAGCTGTGGAATTGTATTTACATTAATGTTTTACAGGACAAGGAATGAATGCTGGATTTACGTTCGGACAAAACCCTGATTATTTCGATTACAATGACACCTCGGACAATGGTAGCCCTTCCCCATGTGATGGACAACGTACACCAAGTACATGTAACTCATGGGCGGCTTCACCATACAGTGCATTAGACACTTCCCTTGCTATCTCCCCACAACAATCACCATGTCACCCATCTATGGTGGAGAAACTTACACACAAGCTATCCCTCCCAGAACGACAGACTTCACTCAGCATTGCGATTGAGGTGCTCGGTACATGCGAGAACCCCTCGCTACCGTTCCAGAACTACGATTACCCCCCAACCCCGACCTCTAATGTATCTGACGATCATTTCACACCCGGGGATTCCCCGATATCGGCCCCACCGAGGCTGCGAACATTTTCGGGGTTTGAGGCTCGTGATTGGTTGAAATGTGACGACGTGAACAATCGAACGCGCTCGTACTCAAGCAACAGCGCCTCTGGTGGTGTAGTTGACTTAACCAACTTAATGGAGCCGATTGTATTGCCTGAAACTTACATACACCTTAACAACAATACAACACCCCATCACACCTTACCACCACATGCCAACCAACCAAGCCAACCCATCAACCCACAATCAACGTGCATTGAAACTCCCACCAGACCTCCAACATTACAAAGCCTCCCATCTATAGTAGAGGATGCCATAGCTCAAGCCAAACCATTTGAAATGTTGGAAGAAAGCAGTCTTGATGTTCACGGGATGTTAGATGATATTATGGACGTCGGCAACACACAACAGCAGGTTAGTTACAACGTACATAGATTATAGAACAAACGGTTTCATTATGTAGACAACATAAATGTCTATTTTCACCATATAATCCTAATAACAATGATAGTAGCCGAAATATAAGTCTGGTTAGTGCAATAATCTGcctacaaatatattttacttagaAATATTAATCCA encodes the following:
- the LOC778980 gene encoding transcription factor protein isoform X1, which encodes MIKDRIGLPSSAGCLLQNPFLSESCNMHTDHANIGGASNPPTLLGGLGVSDETSYPILSNPFNDIEHGQGMNAGFTFGQNPDYFDYNDTSDNGSPSPCDGQRTPSTCNSWAASPYSALDTSLAISPQQSPCHPSMVEKLTHKLSLPERQTSLSIAIEVLGTCENPSLPFQNYDYPPTPTSNVSDDHFTPGDSPISAPPRLRTFSGFEARDWLKCDDVNNRTRSYSSNSASGGVVDLTNLMEPIVLPETYIHLNNNTTPHHTLPPHANQPSQPINPQSTCIETPTRPPTLQSLPSIVEDAIAQAKPFEMLEESSLDVHGMLDDIMDVGNTQQQNPSHDVVVIQEDHCYSSQTLTIVENPVEEVLAVKPDPVVDLTDAPSTSGVKVSRKRDRNNAACRESRKKKKMKLVEAEMEVVRLVEDNEVQRLKIARLEVEVKETKALLLSKMTGKTVKP
- the LOC778980 gene encoding transcription factor protein isoform X2, which produces MHTDHANIGGASNPPTLLGGLGVSDETSYPILSNPFNDIEHGQGMNAGFTFGQNPDYFDYNDTSDNGSPSPCDGQRTPSTCNSWAASPYSALDTSLAISPQQSPCHPSMVEKLTHKLSLPERQTSLSIAIEVLGTCENPSLPFQNYDYPPTPTSNVSDDHFTPGDSPISAPPRLRTFSGFEARDWLKCDDVNNRTRSYSSNSASGGVVDLTNLMEPIVLPETYIHLNNNTTPHHTLPPHANQPSQPINPQSTCIETPTRPPTLQSLPSIVEDAIAQAKPFEMLEESSLDVHGMLDDIMDVGNTQQQNPSHDVVVIQEDHCYSSQTLTIVENPVEEVLAVKPDPVVDLTDAPSTSGVKVSRKRDRNNAACRESRKKKKMKLVEAEMEVVRLVEDNEVQRLKIARLEVEVKETKALLLSKMTGKTVKP
- the LOC778980 gene encoding transcription factor protein (The RefSeq protein has 3 substitutions compared to this genomic sequence); the encoded protein is MHTDHANIGGASNPPTLLGGLGISDETSYPILSNPFNDNEHGQGMNAGFTFGQNPDYFDYNDTSDNSSPSPCDGQRTPSTCNSWAASPYSALDTSLAISPQQSPCHPSMVEKLTHKLSLPERQTSLSIAIEVLGTCENPSLPFQNYDYPPTPTSNVSDDHFTPGDSPISAPPRLRTFSGFEARDWLKCDDVNNRTRSYSSNSASGGVVDLTNLMEPIVLPETYIHLNNNTTPHHTLPPHANQPSQPINPQSTCIETPTRPPTLQSLPSIVEDAIAQAKPFEMLEESSLDVHGMLDDIMDVGNTQQQNPSHDVVVIQEDHCYSSQTLTIVENPVEEVLAVKPDPVVDLTDAPSTSGVKVSRKRDRNNAACRESRKKKKMKLVEAEMEVVRLVEDNEVQRLKIARLEVEVKETKALLLSKMTGKTVKP